The window ACTTGGGTTGAAGCCTATGGAGTAGGAGGGCACGCACTGATGGTTAACAATGGAGACAAAGGTTGTTATGAATGTTTAATTGATGAAGAATTAAGCATGTTCCCATCATTTGCAGGTAAGAGTGATGTACCATTTATTAAAAATATGAATGGTTGCACAACATCATTCACTCCATATGGAAGTATTGATTCGATGGAGACAGCAATACTTGCCTCAAGACTCGTTTTAAGGTATTTAAACAACGAGATTAAAGGAAAAAATCCATTAATATCATGGAAGGGTTCTTCTAAAGCGTTTGAAGAAAGTGGATATCAAACTTCCGAGAGATACGGACAACCATTAGATATGTTAATGCAGGAAAACTATGAATATATTAATTCTAGTTGTAAAATGTGTTCCTTGCACCACAAAGAGGCACTTAGAAATGATTAAGATTAAATATGAAAATATGATTATTAATGTTGAAGAAACAATAATTGAAGAAATAAGATCGAGACGCCAATTAAAATATCGAGATAAAGAATCAGGTGGTATGGTGATAGGCTCAATTGTAAATAACAGCAATGAAATTGAAATAAGGGACTATACTATACCACAAATAGGGGACTTTCAATCAAGGTGTCGATTCATTCGAAAGAAAAAGACTCATAATGCAATATTACAAAAAAAGTGGATGGAAAGTCACGGGACAGTTATGTATATGGGTGAATGGCATACTCATCCTGAAAATGATCCACATTATTCTTTGCAGGATATTAGGAATTGGAGAAAGTTATTAAAAAAGTCTAATACTTTCTATGATCATTTATTCTTTATAATTGGTGGTATAAACTATTATAAAATATGGGTAGGAAACCGTATAAGCGGTGAAATAGTTTTTATTTACAAAGGAGCCTATGATGAAATTAGTTCAAACAGTGACTGAATTGTTTATACTTATTCAAAGTGATCCATTTACAGCAATAATAACATTATTAATATTGGTTTTTTCTAGTATTTTGCTATATAAAAAATTCGGGTTACTACAAATTGTATATAATTGGATAATAAATAATATCCTTCGTTTTATGAAGAGAGAGTACGTCATGTTAACCACCTTTTCAAAGAAAGAAGCCAACTATTCAAAAATTAAGGAAAAATATCAGGAGCAAGGCTGTTTGTTTTTAACTCTTAACGTTATTAAATTATTTGAGGTTGATGGAAGTATTAAAAAGGAGAATCTCCTGAAAATATTAAAAAAGCAAAGGAAAAGGATGAAGGTTGCAATAAAGCGAGGTAATAATAGTAATTCGTTAATTTATCTCGGATTTCCACATGTGCCACTGGCATTTCTAGATGGATATCATTTCAAAGATACAGATAATCCAATATTATTCGAATATCAGGGGGAGGATGCTGAGACATTAGGAAAGGGTTTCTATGAATTAAATAAGAAATATAATACTGACATGAAAATTGTTAGTAATTATAATGAGCAAAATAGTTACGGAAATGAAGTTGCAATAAAAATAGAGCAATCATTTCCTATACTGGATGAAGGAATAACTAGTGTTTCAAACTTATCGCAGGTAATTTCGATAGGTATTGAAAATCCAGATAGGTGGAA is drawn from Bacillus xiapuensis and contains these coding sequences:
- a CDS encoding SAVED domain-containing protein, which gives rise to MMKLVQTVTELFILIQSDPFTAIITLLILVFSSILLYKKFGLLQIVYNWIINNILRFMKREYVMLTTFSKKEANYSKIKEKYQEQGCLFLTLNVIKLFEVDGSIKKENLLKILKKQRKRMKVAIKRGNNSNSLIYLGFPHVPLAFLDGYHFKDTDNPILFEYQGEDAETLGKGFYELNKKYNTDMKIVSNYNEQNSYGNEVAIKIEQSFPILDEGITSVSNLSQVISIGIENPDRWKINNYAQIDLYQKFFLDILSKLKAEGVSKIHLFATTPVSLSFSLGRVINHYHPEIIVYNYNNNAYDWAINLRTEEIITFE
- a CDS encoding Mov34/MPN/PAD-1 family protein, giving the protein MIKIKYENMIINVEETIIEEIRSRRQLKYRDKESGGMVIGSIVNNSNEIEIRDYTIPQIGDFQSRCRFIRKKKTHNAILQKKWMESHGTVMYMGEWHTHPENDPHYSLQDIRNWRKLLKKSNTFYDHLFFIIGGINYYKIWVGNRISGEIVFIYKGAYDEISSNSD